The Oncorhynchus gorbuscha isolate QuinsamMale2020 ecotype Even-year linkage group LG06, OgorEven_v1.0, whole genome shotgun sequence sequence TGTCTGTAGGCGAGTCACGTCAAACAAAAAAATCAGATTTTGTGTATGTAATTTGATGTCTTTTTTTACTATTTAAGTATTTACTATTCAGACCATAAACATTCTTGCCTGTAAACAACAACCAATCTGATATATGAAATCCGATAGCTATAGGTTTGGTGTCAATGACTCCGGACGTCCCTGTATTTGCATGCATTCACTGCAGGCGTTGTCTTATAAATGGAAGCATTTGTATTACAGTGCCAGGACAATGAGGCCATTCACAGAACTGGAAGATGCATGATTTCCACAATTCTCATCCTCCTGCTTGGCCTATATTATGGACTTCATATTTCTCTGGTAGTCAAACTGCTCTCGGAGAATTAAAACAGCATTCTGTAGTTAACTGAGCAAAAAGGGAGAGTGTTTGTAAATTCCCATGTGTTTATTCGAAATAATGCAGTTGGACCACGTGAATATATGTAGAGAAGAATAAGCAGTCATGCCTTTTTACAATCACATTGTCGTAAGTCAACAAATTACAAAATGGAGGTACATATGTGCAGTACTGCAGTGAGTACAGTCTGATATAAAGCACTGTATCACTGAATAATCTCTTGTATCAAAAAAGGCATTATACAATTAATTGATGTTAAATGTATAACTAAGTAAAGGGTTAGGAACTTAAAAGACTCACTTCTCAATATCTGAGCATGTGACAGAAAATGATGACATGCAGAACCAGTTTATTGTGTCTTTGAGATGACAGCCTTCCTGTGGTGACTCCAGAATCTCATGCTGCTGACGGGGTTGTCCCTCCATTTCAGGTAAGTGTTCCTCTTCAAGTATTTGTGGAGCCCAAACATTTTCTTggtcctcttctccacatcccccagtatgatgatgatgatggtgatgatagggTTGCCCTTCAGCACCAGCCAGGACTGAGCTACATCAAACTCAAAGCGACACCATGCGCTGTTGATGAAGTGGCGCGACACTTCCATGATGACCTTGCAGCTACCCATAATGTCCTCGTCTATGATGTTGGAGGTGGTAGACTTACCCACTTCAAAGTCCCGCTCGTGGAGGCACAGTTGAATGGGAGCAATggtgtagtggtgcctggagaagtcAGTGGGTATACTCAAATTGTACCAAATAAATCCCAAATGAATGAAAGGCGCCCTGTGTCAAAAATTACATGTGAAAATTATATGAGAAACAGTGACACACTCTGAATGATCTAATGATAAATCCCATATTGGTCTTTTACAGTCAGGTCAACCTAAGCTAATAGTAGGCCTACTGTTGAAACAGATAATAAGCTGactgttgtttttttacatttcagGTTTTCATTCTCAAAGTTAAGATTTTTTAATagagtccacaacaatgcttaaaccacatcaggagaccacttttgagatCTGGGAAAAAtcgaataataataattaagGATTTTCTTTTCATTGATAAGGTTTTTGGGAAAACCTTTCCATCTACAAGAAGATGGTTAGGCCTATCATTAGCATCACTGTATTTTTTATGTTCCTTAAATTGTTTGAAACTTGGACATTTTACTTCATATATGAGGCATTTCTTACCTTGCTTCGAAGTAGCTTTTAGCCAAAGTCCCACCATAGAACCGTGGAGTCAATTACTTATAAAGACTTTCTTATTTGCATTCTCCTGTTctgttgcttttctttcaaatttctttcattgtctagcagccaaaggcattatcttagtcatattagcaacccatgatagctgttgcatctttagatctcccctctCTTAATTTCTTATGTGTATttccatctctgtccatgaaaCTGCTTGCATGTGGGGTGCACATTTTGGAACAGGTGTCATGCACTCTATGcgtagtgggtgcggagtcaggcgcaggaagcagagggtAAAGAAAATGTTTTATTCCGGCGCAGGGAAAATGATCACGCCAAACACGAGGCGCAATAATAAGACCGGCCTAAAACCTGGACCcaaccacacaaccacaaacATGAACAGAGGAAAAATAAGCCTGCACAAAGAGCAGGTGGGCATTACCGGCTTAAATAGCCCAACGAAAACCTAAACGTGCTGACACAGGCCTCGATggcgacccggagggcgaggcgcAGGACGATCtggatggaggcgatggaaatccctcaacagtgacggatccaagatgtcccccaccggtacccagcacctctcctctggaccgtacccctcccagtccacgaggtactgcaggcccctcaacTGGAGTATAGAGTCCAGAACAGCACGTACTGTGTCCACCGGGGACCCCCTCAATgcccagagggggcggagggacctccaGCACCTAACcttcctgcaggggaccagctaccaccggccaggggagagacacatgaaacgaggggttaatacgatagtaagaagggagttgtaatctataacacacctcgttaaccctcctcaggactttaaaaggccccacacactgcggccccagcttccagCAGGGCATGCAGAGGGGCAGGttttgggtcgagagccagaccctgtcccccggtgcgaACACGGGGGCTTCACTGCGGTGgtggtcagcgctcctcttctgccgtccaccAGCTTGCTTGAGGGATTCCTGGacagccctccaggtctccttagagcgctgcacccactcctccaccgcaggagcctcggtctgactctgatgccacggtgccaggaccgaCTGGAAGCCCAACACGCATTGAAATGGAGTGGCGGAGTGAGTTCTGAGCCACCTCCGCCCATGGGACGTACCTCGCCCATTCTCCTGGCCgttcctggcaatacgaccgcagaaatctacccacctcctggttcactctctccacctgcccattactctcggggtgatagCCCAACTAAAACCTAAACAcaaaacaggtgtaaccaataagataaaaccaacagaaaatggaaaagggatcggtggcagattgtagaccggtgacgatgaccgccgagcgccacccgaacaggaagaggagccaccttcagtgggaGTCGTGACAACAGGATTTTCCTCaaaattgcattttggaacattaaCACCGTTCTAGGCCTACCACCGTGTGCACATTGCTGTactgaaaatgtgaagaaataatagtttaTTAACATTTTAAGCAAAACATTCTGATCTGTTACATCGCCTTATTAATTGATACCTcgtatacctccactacactgcTTTGATATGCATCCTGGGGATTAAGAAGTTATTATATGCGATGCCCACTGAAAAATTActtccactacaccactgaataGGAGGGACTCCTTTCTCAAGGTTCTCCACTATTCCATCACACAGGCCTCATCCTTGCTGGAGTAGATCACAAAAGCATCGTAAGGGCATTCCTGCTGGCGGGAGACCTTGTAGCCTCTcaacaaaacacagaagtaaTACTGGTAGAACTGGAATTTGTAGGCCAATGCTGACAATACCAGAATAAAAACCACATCAAAGATGGGTACCACCAGCCTTGTagttagctaccctttgcctggtTAAGAAACACAAGCTGCTTTAAGAAATGAAAAACAATAGCAGCATTAAGTTTAATGGTTATGTTTTACTATCCCTTGACTACAGAACGTTTTTGAATTTGTAGTCTCGCTCAACCCTCCCACTTTCCCCACTGCATTTCATAGCCAGGTTCTGTAGCCAACATAAACCTATGAGCCTCTTTTCCTCAGAAAAAATGGCTTGATTCTAGCCATTACCGTTTAAGAGATATGACCCATAATACTGGTGCTATATTTTTTTCTATCATGCATTGACGGGCCGCATTTTACATTCATAAAGATTATTGGAGGCCATTCTAAAACTAAGCTACTGGTGGACCGGGCAGTTAACTACTTGCTTAGGTTTcaccttgttcagtcatgttacctcattagctaGTCATAGCAAACAACCTGGGGTGCGTTCAGCAGGACCCAACTTTTTGGAATTTTCAGATAGAAATATGCTGTGTAGAACAAACATGCATCTCTTTTTATGGATAAGGGTTACTGGTAATGTTACCAGGTCCACGTTCAGTTATAAAATGTTGTtgaacgttgcagatagaaattaCACTAATAGAGCCAACGTTATTCCTTATATTTAAACATTTGGTGGCATAGAAAGAAAGGAAAATGGATAGCAAACCATTTACTCGACTTGTGACTCGACCATTGGTGACTCGGACTCGAACACAGGGGACTTAGGACTCGATTTGGACTCAAGGTTAAGTGACTATACTACATCACTGGCCGAAACAGTCATTACCTCCCATTCTACTTttggacatcagtgtggctgtggAATTCTGATAACAATAATAATTACAATGACAGAGGTGCAACccatactaaactcagcaaaaaaagaaatgtcctctcactgtcaactgcgtttattttcagcaaacttaacatgtgtaaatatttgtatgaacataacaagattcaacaactgagaaaaaaactgaacaagttccacagacatttaactaacataaatggaataatgtgtccctgaacagaggggggtcaaaatcaaaagtaacatctggtgtggccaccagctgcattaagtactgcagtgcatctcctcctcatggactgcaccagatttgccagttcttgctgtgagttgttaccccactcttcctccaaggcacctgcaagttcccggacatttctatggggaatggccttagccctcaccctccgatccaacaggtcccagacatgctcaatgggattgagatccgggcttttcgctggccatggcagaacactgacattgctgtcttgcaggaaattacacacagaacgagcagtatggatgatggcattgtcatgctggagagtcatgtcaggatgagcctgcaggaagggtaccacatgagggaggaggatgtcttccctgtaacacacagcgttgagattgcctgcaatgacaacaagctcagtccgatgatgctgtgacacaccgccccacaccatgacggaccctccacctcaatcgatcctgctccagagtacaggcctcggtgtaatgctcattccttcggcgATAAACGCGAacccgaccatcacccctggtgaaacaaaaccgtgactcgtcagtgaggagtaacctgccttacaacaggcctacaagcccttagtctagcctctctcagcctattgcggatagtctgagcactgatggaaggattgtgcgttcctggtgtaactcgggcagttgttgatgccatcctgtacctgtcccgcaggtgtgatgttcggatgtaccaatcctatGCAGGTGCTGTTACACGTGGTCttccactgtgaggacgatcacctgcccgtcctgtctccctgtagtgctgtcttaggcgtctcatagttcggacattgcaatttattgccctggtcatatctgcagtcctcatgcctccttgcagcatgcctaaggcacatttatgcagatgagcagggaccctgggcatctttcatttggtgtttttcagagtcagtagaaaggcctctttagtgtcctaagttttcataactgtgacctcaaTGCCTACCttttgtaagctgttagtgtcttaacgaccgttccacaggtgcatgttcattaattgtttatggttcattgaacaagcatgggaaatcatgtttaaaccctttacaatgaagatctgtctctgctgctaaagccactttctaccactctaaattccaagcatctgcctctaaccctaggaagctctttgccaccttctcctctctcctgaatcctcctccccctcccccccctcctccctctctgcagatgacttcgtcaaccattttgaaaagaaggtcgacgacatccgatcctcgtttgctaagtcaaacgacaccgctggttctgctcacactgccctaccctgtgctctgacctctttctcccctctctctccagatgaaatctcgcgtcttgtgaaggccggccgcccaacaacctgcccgcttgaccctatcccctcctctcttctccagaccatttccggagaccttctcccttacctcacctcgctcatcaacttatccctgaccgctggctacgtcccttccgtcttcaagagagcgagagttgcaccccttctgaaaaaacctacactcgatccctccgatgtcaacaactacagaccagtatcccttctttcttttctctctaaaactcttgaacgtgccgtccttggtcagctctcccgctatctctctcagaatgaccttcttgatccaaatcagtcaggtttcaagactagtcattcaactgagactgctcttctctgtatcacggaggcgctccgcaccgctaaagctaactctctctcctctgttctcatccttctagacctatcggctgccttcgatactgtgaaccatcagatcctcctctccaccctctccgagttgggcatctccggcgcggcccacgcttggattgcgtcctacctgacaggtcgctcctaccaggtggcgtggcgagaatctgtctcctcaccacgcgctctcacc is a genomic window containing:
- the LOC124038740 gene encoding LOW QUALITY PROTEIN: toll-like receptor 4 (The sequence of the model RefSeq protein was modified relative to this genomic sequence to represent the inferred CDS: inserted 1 base in 1 codon), producing the protein MTEQALAYKFQFYQYYFCVLLRGYKVSRQQECPYDAFVIYSSKDEACVMXIVENLEKGIVLRLALRVAIEACVSTFRFSLGYLSRHHYTIAPIQLCLHERDFEVGKSTTSNIIDEDIMGSCKVIMEVSRHFINSAWCRFEFDVAQSWLVLKGNPIITIIIIILGDVEKRTKKMFGLHKYLKRNTYLKWRDNPVSSMRFWSHHRKAVISKTQ